The following nucleotide sequence is from Salvia miltiorrhiza cultivar Shanhuang (shh) chromosome 7, IMPLAD_Smil_shh, whole genome shotgun sequence.
AATACATTGGTTATTTACTTCGTCAAAATAAGCTCGATCTACtagaaaactaaaataaaaaagatacttGACATCGTTAAATGAAGATTATGGGTTCTTTATAATAAGATATTAATGTTTAAAAAATTAACCATTGCTTATAATATTAATGGTAACGATCAGTATTATACTTTTCATCTATCGTTGTAGTCAACACTTAAAACTTCAAATTCTTTTGATAATTGTTTCCGTTGCTTACTAAAAAGAGTAGTAGTTATATAATGCCCAAAAATTTTCACTACATCAAAAGAAAGAATTACAACCATGATGTTTCTTCAATCAATCAATTATGATCACTGGAAAAATAGTTTCAAATTTCAATCAGTATGTAAATCCATATTAAAGAGACTAGCCAAGTAAATTATACGCAAAGTGGTTCACCCAATAACATTGCACGACTTCTATTCCTGAAGTTTACGAGAGACCTATTCACAAATGGCAACAGATCCCTGCTTTTTTACAACAGGTTGAACATATGTCAGCACATAAAAGCTCACGGTCGACActactatatttattacatcAAACGAATAAGGTGACAGACACAGAAAATGAAAGCACTATAGATGTAGCATTGTTTACTGAACCATCATTCATCTGAAAATATAAAGTGGTTCACCCAATAACATTGCACAACTATTATCCCTGACGTTTACGAGAGATCAATTCACAAATGGCAACAGATCCTTGCTTTTATCATCAGGTTGAACGTCTAAACTACACAATACATTACATTACATAGAAATAATTTATGACCCTAAAACTAGACTAAAATGGGCGTCACTAATGAACATTAAGATATAATTAGTTAAATTAAACTAAACAAAAGTCTAAAAACATGGATtaatttatagtgtaaaataaaaaataacgaCCAATCAAAAAAAGTGTTTAGCTTGTTAATCATTAAAACAAGCtcagtaaaataaaataaaattcatgaatttacctTGAAATGAACTCTGAGATCAGATCCCCTAGCCTTACAAGCTGCAACAAACATTCAAACAAAACCAAATCAGCAAACAAGACAAATAAAACGACGAACAgaataaatcatcacaaaacaatATAAACCTACATTTAGTGATGTTATCGGGCTCTCTCGAGTATTTCACCTGTAGAATTTGcagcataaattaaattaaaagttcaaaATTCGCAAATGTGTTTGGATAAATTTATGAGGctgagagaagatgaaagatacCATTGTTGCTGCTGTTCTTCTTCGGCAGTACTGAAAAAACTAATGGAAGTCGATTGCCCTTCTtcgaaagagaaagagaagggTTGGTGCAGAAGATTTTATAGTAAAACCCCCATACTCAATGGCTTCATGGGCTGGGCTTCTCCTTTATGGGtctcaattttttataattgtgaGGTAGAGTCGTCGGCCCATAAATGAACATAGTAGATTATTTATGTTTTGGTCTCAATAATATGATAATGGGTTTATTTTTCAATCTAAACATACTAAATttggtgcgtttactttgatggataaatttatccatgaaaaataatagacaataaaaatttatgcatttaaatgtctattttctttttctacattttacacaaaagtgaagttcatcattttttcttccttattttcacttcaaagattgataatattatccctccagaatgtattgtttttttatttatttttagagaAAAATTTCATTCCCTCGAATTGAACATAAAGGCATATATATGAACACAAGTATTATTCTGCATTATACATTTTGAGACGTATCAAATTTTTAGGTAACACATTTGAATTTAGTTGATTATTCAAggaaattatttcatattttcatgctcCAATTCCTTAAGATTTTGTCACATTGACTGTGACATAAATACATTGGTTATTTACTTCGTCGAAATAAGCTCGATCTACtggaaaactaaaataaaaaagataattgactgtaaacacaaatttttgtatttcaatttgataaaatacaaaatgcgttacaaagataatttgatagatttgaagatagatttatgcaagttgcaatctctagttaatcctctgattcttctcttccatttgattcttgaggtgcaagctcgaaggttcttgaaatacttgatttgatgacgtcAATCCAAGGGACTCAAagcatgattttggattgaacattgaacttgatttgatttgagaacattcttagaatttgtaagaatgtcttgaagcttttgaacttgatttctttggatacgtgaagatcacttcaaagattcgcaaaaatacttgaagatttgaagaaatGCTTGAAGAATTTGAAGATACTTTGACTATTGCCTTGAAGatcttgaagatacttgaatacttgaagattttgaaaattacttgaagatacttgaatactcaaacaattgaagatttgaaggatacttgaatgatagatagaattcttcaagatatttgaatacttggaagaatacttgaagatacttgaatacttgattGCTAGTATTAGAGTTAATATGTTGTGTTTACAATGGTTAGGACCTTAGAAACCAATTCATCTGTGGTATACGATTAGATTTGAACCATAGAAATGATATATCAATACGTGTAAAGGACGCGAATATGAACACAACCTACAAAATAAGTGGGAAAAATCATTGATGAAACGAGGGCAAAGGAGATCGAGTAAGAAGTCCAAGAAGAAATATGCTATTTAGGATCCAAAATACATATCTAAGCACATAAGAAAATTTCGATTAATCTCCAAAATCCAAACATAGTTCAAAGCAAAGTGGACCAAAAAACAACTTTCAAAACTTGAACTACATTATGATCCAACAAATAGCCAATTGCTCAAGACTTCCTCGGTTTGCTCGTCGCCAACTGCGACTCGGGCTGTAAAGAAACAAGAAACAACAATCATGGTCAGGGCTTAATCAAATGAAGTACAGTATAAATCAATTAATAGAGCTGGATATTTAAAACTTCAAAACGTATCAATTTGTTACCTCTTTTTTCACAGGCTCTTCCTTTTCTGACAAAATCAACTCAATATGGCAAGGTGACGACATGTAGGCTGAGAATAAGGTCGCATTAGTTCATCCACAAAGTTACAGTTATGAAAAGAAAAGACTATAATGATATGCAAACATACGGTTAATCCTTCCATGAGCACGGTATGTGCGGCGCCTTTGCTTCTGGGCCTGGTTAACCTGAATGTGAGAAATGAATAGTGCATCCACATCCAAACCTTTCACCTGTCAAAAAACTAATAATTAGAcatggaaaagaaaaggaagataTCAGGTATAATAACTAAAGAAACAGGATACGTACCTCAGCATTACTTTCGGCATTCTTGAGCAAATCCAAGATGAACATGGCAGATTTCACTGGCCAGCGACCTTGTTCGTTAGAGTGTCTATTCTTGGCGTGAGCAGTTCGCCCAACACCACCACAGAAACGAGTGAAAGGTATGGCCTGTTTGTGGGCAAGCACATCCTCCAAGTACCTCTTGGCCTTGCCCAAAGGCAACTTCCTGATGGCGTGCGCTGTCTCCCTAGTGttctgataaaataaaattttcatactTAGCTAATTCATCATAATCTCCGGATAACATCACGAAATATAgcattcaatttaaaatcagaACAGAATCATTTATTAGACAATTAGGCAAGCAGAAGAGAATCCATAAAAGTTGTACACAAATATGAAACATAACTGACAGCAATACATAACTCAACATAAATTGACTTCAAACATCACAAATGTAGCATTGTTTACTGAACCATCAAATCATAGGAACAACTCAAGTGGTTCACCCAATAACATTGCACGACTTCTATCCCTAAAGTTTACGAGAGACCTATCCACAAATGGCAACATATCCCTGCTTTTTTACATCAGGTTGAACATATGCCAGCTCAAAAAAGCTCACGGTAGACACTACTATATGTACTACATCAAACGAATAAGGTGACAGACACAGAAAATGAAAGCATTATGGATGTAGCATTGTTTACTGAACCATCATTCATCTGAAAACGCAAAGTGGTTCACCCAATAACATTGCACAACTATTATCCCTGACGTTTACAAGAGACCAATTCACAAATGGCAATAGATCCATGCTTTTATCATCAGGTTGAACGTCTAAACTGCAGAATAAATTACATTACatagaaataattaatgaaCCCTAAAACTATACTAAAATGGGCGTAACTGATGAACATTAAGATTGAATTAGCTAAATTAAACTGAACAGAAGTCTAAACACATCGATTAATTTATtgtgtaaaataaaaatgaagaacaaccaattaaaaaaaagtgtttAGCTTAGTTAATCATTAAAACAAGCTCGgtggaataaataaaaaagacgAATTTACCTTGAAATGAACTCTGAGATCAGATCCCCTAGCCTTGCAAGCTGCAACAAATATACAACTAAAACAAAATCAGCAAACAACACAGATAAAACGCCGAACGgaataaatcatcacaaaacaacaTAAACCTACATTTAGTGATGTTATCGGGCTCTCTCGAGTATTTCACCTGTAGAATTTAcagcataaattaaattaaaagatcAAAATTCGCAAATGTGTTTGGATAAATTTATGTGActgagagaagatgaaagatacCATTGTTGCAGCTGTTCTTCTTCGGCAGTACTGAAAAAACTAATGGAAGTCGATTGCCCTTCTTCGAAAGAGTAATAGAAGGGTTGGTGCAGAAGATTTTATAGTAAAACCCTCATACTCAATGGCTTCATGGGCTGGGCTTCAACTTTTTGGGTCTAAATTGCGAGGTAGAAGGGCCGGCCCATAAATGAACATAGTagattatttatgtttttggtCTCAATAAGATAATAATgagtttatttttcaaatttaaatttaaattatacttcatttatttattaaattttagaggaaattaaaatttcattccaaaatgtatttttttatttatttttaggggAAATTTTCATTCCCTCGGATTTGAATTTAGTTGACTATTCAAggaaattatttcatattttcatacTCCATTTCCTTAAGATTTTGTCACATTGATTGTGACATAAATACATTGGTTATTTACTTCGTCAAAATAAACTCGATCTACtggaaaactaaaataaaaaagatacttGACATCGTTAAATGAAGATTATGGGTTCCTTATAATAAGATATTCATGTTTAAAAAATTAACCATTGCTTATAATATTAATGGTAACGATCAGTATTATACTTTTCATCTACAATTGTAGTCAACACTTAAAACTTCAAATTCTTTTGATAATTGTTTCTGTTGCTTACTAAAAAGAGTAGTAGTTATATAATGCCTAAAAGCTTTCACTACATCAAAAGAAAGAATTTCAACCAAGATGTTTCTTCAATCAATCAATTATGATCACTGGAAAAATAGTTTCAAATTTCAATCAGTATGTAAATCCATATTAAAGAGACTAGCCAAGTAAATTATACACAAAGTAAGGAAAAAATTAGGCGAAGAAGAAAAAGATGCATGGGATTAAAAGGTATAGGAAGACAAGAAACTTGTGAAGGCAATGACATCCATCCAACTTGGAAAAAGGCTTTTCAATTTCGTCGTTTGCTCGGTTAAATGCAGGTCCACCACAGCAACATCGAGCCTCAGACGTTCCGATGTGTTGGCCTGCACAACGGAAGCATGCCAGTTGCATCAAGGTTTCAGAAACTAGATTAAGACTGTCTGAAGATGCAAGGAATCTCTTCATCAGAAGCCATGATCAATTGTGAGATAGTTTGATTACCTCCAACCAGAATGTCCAATTCTCGTAGCCTGTGCCGCTCAGTCTGCAAATGTATGATGGTGGCCCGTTGCCAATTCTAACAGTAGCTGTCAAAAGTTCGAACAGATATTAGCGTACGACATAGAAAATGACATTGGGATTGGGACAAAGGAATTCAAATCAACCTGGAACTATGTTATTTGCAAATGACCAATTTGATAACGGTCCTGTAATGTTGAGGACTGCAACCCACACCTCCTTCAAGGAACTGCATGAGGGAGTCAAACAGCAGTATTTCATCGTATTAAGAAGAATCCAGGAAGCAAGCCGTCCGACAAAGGACTCTATCAAATACATATCAGCGGAGAATTTTAGAAAGCATACCCTAACGAGAACTCCAAGTTGACTCTCCGAGATCCCTCAGTCGAGATGCTAGGGGATATGTGAGACGTCACAAGTGGAAATTTTGAGTATTCTTTCAAGATTTCTTCATTCGTTGTGGGAAACTTCAGGCTTCTTGAAAACAAAGCATTAATGGGAAAAATTCCCTGTAAAAAAGAGAATTTGGATTCGTAATCAGTGTCCATTGTAATTATAAATTTAGAGGTACTTTTGCTAATCAAGCTCATGCTGTGAGAAGCCAGCCATATTGGGACCAAAAGGTACTATCAGGGcactttttttttgctattCAATGTCAATAATAAGCAGTATGAGGctaatgtttaatttttatgcTGAATGTATAAATTGCATGGCTTGACCAAGTATGGATTATATCACAAACACTGGTATTTGTTTCAATGAGGTGTGAAATCCATGATAGTAATAACAGAAACTCTTTGTTGGCAATACCAAACTCGACAACCGAAAGATTCCTACAGGTAAGGACCTACTCCTGTCATGGAAACTCATGAATTCATTTTCTTATTCATGTGATATCTTCATAAAAGATCGTGACAATTCACTAGGGTCAAACAgacgtaaaaaaaaaaaagaacttaaGAAATTACCGTCCATCTCTGAGTATCTGATTGAGTGACCGTGTCAAAACTTAATTCTTTATCACCATACAGTGCATTTGCCGCGTCAGGTGCATGATGGAAAACAAACATCAGGGAATTGGAGTCAACTACGGCAAAATCAAAACTAACTCCAGATACTTGATCTGCATCTGTCGAATGGATGAGAATAGTGCCACAAATTTGATGTCATATTGGGTAGAACCAGAGTTATTGCAGAGAGCAGTCAATAATTAGCCACTTGAAAATAAAGGTGAATGCTAGCCTACACGCCCATTGTGGGCACATCCATGACACCTAGAGTGTATTCATTTTGAAATAATGATGCATGCATCCAATACACTAGGTGTTCATGGAGGTGCACGTGAGGGTGTGTATGCTAACATTCCTttgtaaataaaatcatagcTATTGTTCACTTTATCTCCAGGTCTCCCATTCTTCAGTTTAATGACCAGACCTATAGTCCACTACTACATTAGCATCATTCAAATATGATAATATTGCAAGCAGTTTTCATGATCTTCATGAATTTATCAGAACTACTAACAATTAGCTGGCATTTCACATGAAGAACAGAGAGCTTATTAGCTATACAGCATGCACATATATAAAACTTTGATGCGACTGAATAGCCACACGACCAACTCATGTGACTGATAGTAACAACAGAACAGATGTGATAAAAGCATATAGAGTTAATAAGGAACATGGGTTGTCTAAATGTACCTATTGTCTGAATCGTATGCTGAAAAACGACCCTTTTTGGTGCATCGTTGCTATATGGAAAGAATTGTGATGATAAAGCCAACGCAAGAACACTTCCATGCAGCAAAACTTGGATAATTGGTGGTTTTGCCAACCATTTCCCAATAACAGGTATACAAGGGCCAAAACACCAGCCTGTCACTAATCCAACTATAGCGGCAACTATTGCATCAGGAACAAAATATCCTGAAATAATTGCTAATATGTGAGAGGATTACAAATACTTGTTTCAAATCCTACTTGGGTTTTGGGATTTTTCAGTCTTAATTATGCAAGGACTACAATCACGATGATATTGCAGAAGATTAGAAATGCCAAGGATATCTCAGTAGATATAGCAATATAATGTTCCATCAGTAAATGCAACCAGCTCAAGGATCCAAACAAGTGCAATAGATTAGAAGAATGTTGATTTTGCAGTCTTCGAAGTACAAAAAGCTGTATACCAACCATAAGGAGGTGGATGAGAGCCTGTCATGCCCATTTTTTCGATGACAAAGACAGCAAGAAATCCACCAAAGTATATAGAGTACATCAGGCAAGGTACCAAAGGGATCACATATGATGCTGCAGACCTGACAGACAGAAACATCTTGGTGAAAATACAAGCCAACTAGTTATATACTGATATGGTTAAGTTTGGCTGAAATAAAGCTATCCTGCATAAGAAACTAGACCATGAAACACCAAAATGCTAGTACATTAAGTACGCCAAAAATACCATGACAAAACGATTCTAGAATTGAAGAATGAGTTATTTAAACTAGCACCTGAGAGATTGTTGACCAAATGTCTTTACCGATAGACAATAGGAGATCCAAGCTGGAAGCATAGAAACTGATACAAAGAATGTGATGAAACCCCCACTCAACCCCGATACAAGGCTTGCCGGTTTTCAGAATTTATGTGAACAATTTAAGTCTTAGGAAACTAATGCTGTTAGGAAAGTAAAAAGATATGCACCATCGATCCAACCATATACAAACTCCTAAACTGAGTAAGACAACGAATATTTTCACCTACCAAAGTCAAGAGGGTATAGAACCCAAATGCTCCCCAGAACCTTGCTTCATCATCCAATTcctgccaaaaaaaaaaagaaagagaatagaACTTCTATAGTTCAACATCGAGAAGTTAACAAAAGTAACATGAATCTATACATTAATTAAATGAGTTAAATTTAGTGGACGGTCTATTGTTAGGCGAAAGTCAAAATTTTCCTCAGTTAGACAAGTGTCAGATTGAGAAGATTAAGGACTTCTTTTAGGTATTGGAACTCATTAGTTGCCAAACTAGAAACTTGAAAGGAAGGTTGTATCCGATGGCTTTGGATTAGTGTAGGTCATAACCAGCAAGGATACAACATATAAACATCTTTAAAGTTTATAGAACAGTATACCAGAAGGAAAAAACATTTGTCCACCAAGATGAAAATAAGACTGTAACAGAAGCACACACCTCCCGTGATAATGAAAGAGCCAAAACATCTTGAGATAGAGGAAATTGCTTCCAAATAATTCTTGGAACCAACAGACCAACAATTGAGCATGGCACAAACATTAGAAACGCCAAAAATGGATTTGCAAACCTGTAtaaacccaaaaaagaaagggTTAAAATTACCATTCCTCACAACAATGAACTACAGAGGGTATagagaaagaaacaaaataatgTTTTTTTTCCTCCAAATACTAAATTCGAtcaaattgaaaagaaagataggTTAGCACATTGTCTTAGTGAGAACCATCAGAGAAAGCAAAGTTAAAAAGTAGACACACCAGTTCATGGAATGTCCAGAGAATAGTAACCGCAGAATAGATAAACAGATCGGCAGAAGTATGGCAAATATGATCCCACAGGCATGGAATAATAATCCTGCATAATTGTAAGTGAAGAATTCATAGAAAAAGTAACAGAAAAGGACCAAGAGACTGGAGGCCAAGAACAGAATCTTATATTGAACTCATAGATGGCGTGATACAGTTGGAACAAGCTTTTATGTCATGAAGTAAAGTAGTAAACACATCCAATAAATAACAACCCATCTAGTATAACACAACCTTAAAATGTTAGTAAAGCGCGCGCACACACTTGCATTTTAATTCTTAATCTTCATCCCAACAGAAATCCTCTATAGCCTGTTTTGAGCTAAGGAAATATAATTATCTATTAGCCTCTCTCATGGACTACAGTAACTCAGAAACCTATCATCATTTTATTCCTAAAGAGCCACAGATATAAAGTATATAAACACACAAACAATGCAAGTGTGAAAATTTGGAATTAAGCTATAATAGAAAAATTGAGGAGCAAACCAATTTATTTGGAGTATTCCTCAATGAGCTCGTCGTAAGGGTCACGGCGGCCTTGGACATTGCTAATCTGCTCATCCCAGAAGATCTGAGCGTTGTGGCGCTCAAATGTCCAGAAGCCATAGGGGCGCAGGGGCAACCGATGCATCTCCAGAGTCTTCTTGCACTGCTCCTTCCGCTCGTACAATCTCTCCCTCGCTTTCCTGTCTCTCTCGTTTGGATCCTCCATCAATCGCAACACCAAATTCTCCGCAAATTCCATTATGAACCCCATCTGCAACCATCACAATTCATCACATTTTTTAATGATACAACGCGATTATTCGACTAATTGATCGATTTCAGCTTCACCAAAAAGGGGGGGAAGAAAGAGTTTCGCTCAACACTCACACATTTTAACATTCTCGATCAGTTTCTAACTGAACCTTAACAAAAGCATATCGAAATCGAATTCTAATTGCCTTTTATCGAACATTTTTGTGTAGAATATAGTTCTGAAAGTCAAGACGAGCTGAAATCACAAACCCTAGAATTTGAATCTTATATCAGTGAGGAAATTACGAGAGGTAGATGAAATTGAAGCTCAAATAACGTGAGAATACGCTAAATCTGCAGCATGAATAACAGAAAAAACAGGAGTTTTGTGAATGATTTACCTTGTAATCTTCGAGAGTCCTCAAGGaaattgatctagaacctgaaaaaaaaacatgaaaatgAGTAAAATTACTGAAATTTATGGTTAGATTAATGGGCTTTCTATCTCTCAAAAAGCCCATAAAACTGATTATTTGAAGCCCAAGCCCATATTTATTACAAATACTATTTGACTAATGACTATATACGAAAGTCctctttttataaaaataaataaataaaattttcaaacaaGATTCtctatttcataaaatattttcatatttaaaatGTCAATTACATATTCTCACAAAAAATGTCAATTACATAACGGGATAAAATATAGCCTTGAGAAGTCATGATTTTTTATATGAGGcgttgactcaacctagaacacctctagtttgacttgcaatagaacaaggacattctagtgatggtaagttgacccagtgtcatctctcaaggaaagtcttaaagggcttctagcagtatcgtggaaaaagtaataaaagaaagcagtaaagagtttgattattaatctagaactgaaacttaaaactgaattaaaaccaaattgtaaaattactaggcgaattaaattattaaccctaggcagaattaaaacaatttaaataaaatctaacttaagaaattaagtacttgtaaattaaaaataaaactaatctaggcatgaaactaaagtgcataatttaaattgcataattaaaaagaaagcataaacatgaactaaaaacataaatatgattaaacgaaaataaattgaattgaaatacgaaataccgtaaatgtcttgaacgtgtaattgtgtcacacaatcacaatccaataaataactaaaaacttaacttaatcgaaaactaactaaaaacaatgaattttcaatactatgaaaaagaactagcaaaagaagaaaaattctatttttcggatgccaagagatctcaaagatggagtctcaaactatagcaaaagatagatgatttacaatagaaatgaaaccctatttatagacctagctCTGATGAGAATAAGCATAGCTAGATACACATGcggcagcgctggcaagaataaacatagttggaaagtaatggtgctggcaagaatatgcgaagctggaaagaataaacatagctctggaaagtgaactcttatgattatgcttgggaaaggtagtcagcgttGGCGAAATAGGTGGAACTGgaaagtagtcagcgctggcatttatgggcggagctgaaaatggtcagcgctggcagttatgagctgagttgaaaatggccagcgctgacaagaatgggtggagctgaaaatggtcagcgctggcaagaatgaattgagttgaaaatggccagcgctggcagttatgaattgagttgaaaatggtcagcgctggcgtgaatgggcggagctgaaaatggtcagcgctgacaagaatgagttgagttgaaaatggtcagcgctggcgtgaatgggcggagctgaaaatggtcagcgctggcaagaatgagttgagttgaaaatggtcagcgctggcaagaatgggtggagctggattcggcagcgctgactgcagtagcgctgactttgactttggcactttgactttgactttggcgctgactatgtcgatgtctgctaaaaacaccatttttagcccaaaaatctccaaaattgcattcttccatctataaacccaaatctcctgcaaagcatcaaacaaaccataaaacgcaccaatttccagaagatt
It contains:
- the LOC130996133 gene encoding 60S ribosomal protein L17-1-like, with protein sequence MVKYSREPDNITKSCKARGSDLRVHFKNTRETAHAIRKLPLGKAKRYLEDVLAHKQAIPFTRFCGGVGRTAHAKNRHSNEQGRWPVKSAMFILDLLKNAESNAEVKGLDVDALFISHIQVNQAQKQRRRTYRAHGRINPYMSSPCHIELILSEKEEPVKKEPESQLATSKPRKS
- the LOC130994138 gene encoding uncharacterized protein LOC130994138 translates to MGLLFHACGIIFAILLPICLSILRLLFSGHSMNWFANPFLAFLMFVPCSIVGLLVPRIIWKQFPLSQDVLALSLSREELDDEARFWGAFGFYTLLTLHYLVSGLSGGFITFFVSVSMLPAWISYCLSVKTFGQQSLRSAASYVIPLVPCLMYSIYFGGFLAVFVIEKMGMTGSHPPPYGYFVPDAIVAAIVGLVTGWCFGPCIPVIGKWLAKPPIIQVLLHGSVLALALSSQFFPYSNDAPKRVVFQHTIQTIDADQVSGVSFDFAVVDSNSLMFVFHHAPDAANALYGDKELSFDTVTQSDTQRWTGIFPINALFSRSLKFPTTNEEILKEYSKFPLVTSHISPSISTEGSRRVNLEFSLGSLKEVWVAVLNITGPLSNWSFANNIVPATVRIGNGPPSYICRLSGTGYENWTFWLEANTSERLRLDVAVVDLHLTEQTTKLKSLFPSWMDVIAFTSFLSSYTF
- the LOC130996137 gene encoding uncharacterized protein LOC130996137, whose protein sequence is MGFLRDRKPINLTINFSNFTHFHVFFSGSRSISLRTLEDYKMGFIMEFAENLVLRLMEDPNERDRKARERLYERKEQCKKTLEMHRLPLRPYGFWTFERHNAQIFWDEQISNVQGRRDPYDELIEEYSK